The following coding sequences are from one Helicoverpa zea isolate HzStark_Cry1AcR chromosome 4, ilHelZeax1.1, whole genome shotgun sequence window:
- the LOC124630135 gene encoding juvenile hormone epoxide hydrolase-like yields MNTFLRVFVLSAYVTLVLGVSAKEVTSPEFLSSIEKWWGPLGQEGKISEDIRPFKIQFTDEMVADLRNRINNRREVTKPLEGIAFEYGFNSDNLDYWMDFWANKYNFTEREDFLNQFPHYKTNIQGLDIHFIRVKPEVPEGTLVLPLLMMHGWPGSIREFYGSIPLITEYNEKRGFAVEVVVPSLPGFGFSDGTTRPGMGEVEIAAIMKNLMARLGFEKFYVQGGDFGALIANDMVTFYPDKILGYHTNFPISLAPGSLLTYLAGSLNPLFQSLVVDSSVADRMYPILDVVLGLVEESGYLHMQATKPDTIGIALSDSPMGLFAWLMQPLSGGTRKAYKTRVDGGLSLLYAPETLIDDVMMYWTENKFTTAVRVYAESINKRTLGMGISSIPTSVPTCTIHAKDEIIYESPIMLKYKFTNLLRSTVLDSQGHFLAMEAPEVFSEDVLSALDLFLEFNEENNKVEESNSKFPIKLPKLPIVDSLEKGVDKIKGGLSQLFGR; encoded by the exons ATGAATACGTTCTTAAGAGTATTCGTGCTTTCGGCCTACGTGACTCTTGTCCTGGGTGTGTCCGCCAAGGAGGTCACCTCACCTGAATTTCTATCAAGTATAGAAAAATGGTGGGGTCCACTTGGACAAGAGGGGAAGATTAGCGAGGATATCCGACCTTTCAAAATCCAGTTCACGGATGAG ATGGTAGCTGACCTAAGAAATCGTATCAACAATCGCCGCGAAGTGACCAAACCTCTAGAAGGTATTGCCTTCGAGTACGGTTTCAACTCAGATAACCTGGACTACTGGATGGACTTCTGGGCTAACAAGTACAACTTCACTGAACGCGAAGATTTCTTGAACCAGTTCCCTCATTACAAGACTAATATTCAAGGACTCGATATACACTTCATTAGGGTGAAGCCTGAG GTACCTGAAGGCACGTTGGTGCTACCTCTTCTCATGATGCACGGCTGGCCTGGATCCATCAGGGAATTCTATGGATCCATTCCACTTATTACTGAATACAACGAAAAGAGAGGTTTCGCTGTGGAAGTTGTAGTCCCAAGTTTACCTGGATTTGGTTTTTCTGAT GGAACAACTCGTCCAGGTATGGGAGAGGTGGAAATTGCAGCTATCATGAAAAACCTTATGGCCCGACTCGGTTTCGAGAAGTTCTATGTTCAAGGCGGCGACTTTGGTGCCCTAATAGCTAACGATATGGTCACTTTCTATCCTGAT aaaatcCTTGGCTACCACACGAACTTCCCGATATCTCTAGCTCCTGGTTCACTGCTCACCTACTTAGCTGGTTCACTGAACCCGTTGTTCCAATCGCTGGTCGTGGACTCTTCGGTGGCGGACAGAATGTACCCAATACTTGATGTCGTTCTGGGACTCGTTGAGGAATCCGGGTACTTGCACATGCAGGCTACTAAGCCAGATACCATTG GAATTGCCCTGTCAGATTCTCCAATGGGTCTCTTCGCGTGGCTGATGCAGCCCCTTTCTGGTGGTACTCGTAAAGCTTACAAAACCAGAGTAGACGGAGGTCTTTCCCTCTTGTACGCGCCTGAGACACTCATTGATGACGTCATGATGTACTGGACTGAGAACAAGTTCACCACTGCTGTCAGAGTATATGCTGAGTCCATTAATAAGAGAACCCTTGGCATGGGAATATCatc AATCCCCACATCGGTACCGACCTGCACCATTCACGCTAAGGACGAAATCATCTACGAATCTCCGATCATGCTCAAATACAAATTCACCAACCTACTGCGTTCAACAGTTCTCGACAGCCAAGGACATTTCTTGGCCATGGAGGCCCCAGAAGTATTTTCTGAAGACGTCCTCTCAGCACTGGACTTATTCTTGGAATTCAATGAAGAAAATAACAAGGTTGAAGAGTCAAACTCGAAGTTCCCTATCAAACTACCCAAGTTACCGATTGTAGACAGTTTAGAGAAAGGAGTGGATAAGATCAAGGGTGGCTTATCACAATTGTTCGGCCGTTGA
- the LOC124630093 gene encoding juvenile hormone epoxide hydrolase-like has product MNTFLRVFVLSAYVTLVLGVSAKEVTSPEFLSSIEKWWGPLGQEGKISEDIRPFKIQFTDEMVADLRNRINNRREVTKPLEGIAFEYGFNSDNLDYWMDFWANKYNFTEREDFLNQFPHYKTNIQGLDIHFIRVKPEVPEGTLVLPLLMMHGWPGSIREFYGSIPLITEYNEKRGFAVEVVVPSLPGFGFSDGTTRPGMGEVEIAAIMKNLMARLGFEKFYVQGGDFGALIANDMVTFYPDKILGYHTNFPISLAPGSLLTYLAGSLNPLFQSLVVDSSVADRMYPILDVVLGLVEESGYLHMQATKPDTIGIALSDSPMGLFAWLMQPLSGGTRKAYKTRVDGGLSLLYAPETLIDDVMMYWTENKFTTAVRVYAESINKRTLGMGISSIPTSVPTCTIHAKDEIIYESPIMLKYKFTNLLRSTVLDSQGHFLAMEAPEVFSEDVLSALDLFLEYNEENNKVEESNSKFPIKLPTLPIVDTLEKGVDKIKGGLSQLFGR; this is encoded by the exons ATGAATACGTTCTTAAGAGTATTCGTGCTTTCGGCCTACGTGACTCTTGTCCTGGGTGTGTCCGCCAAGGAGGTCACCTCACCTGAATTTCTATCAAGTATAGAAAAATGGTGGGGTCCACTTGGACAAGAGGGGAAGATTAGCGAGGATATCCGACCTTTCAAAATCCAGTTCACGGATGAG ATGGTAGCTGACCTAAGAAATCGTATCAACAATCGCCGCGAAGTGACCAAACCTCTAGAAGGTATTGCCTTCGAGTACGGTTTCAACTCAGATAACCTGGACTACTGGATGGACTTCTGGGCTAACAAGTACAACTTCACTGAACGCGAAGATTTCTTGAACCAGTTCCCTCATTACAAGACTAATATTCAAGGGCTTGATATACACTTCATTAGGGTGAAGCCTGAG GTACCTGAAGGCACGTTGGTGCTACCTCTTCTCATGATGCACGGCTGGCCTGGATCCATCAGGGAATTCTATGGATCCATTCCACTTATTACTGAATACAACGAAAAGAGAGGTTTCGCTGTGGAAGTTGTAGTCCCAAGTTTACCTGGATTTGGTTTTTCTGAT GGAACAACTCGTCCAGGTATGGGAGAGGTGGAAATTGCAGCTATCATGAAAAACCTTATGGCCCGACTCGGTTTCGAGAAGTTCTATGTTCAAGGCGGCGACTTTGGTGCCCTAATAGCTAACGATATGGTCACTTTCTATCCTGAT aaaatcCTTGGCTACCACACGAACTTCCCGATATCTCTAGCTCCTGGTTCACTGCTCACCTACTTAGCTGGTTCACTGAACCCGTTGTTCCAATCGCTGGTCGTGGACTCTTCGGTGGCGGACAGAATGTACCCAATACTTGATGTCGTTCTGGGACTCGTTGAGGAATCCGGGTACTTGCACATGCAGGCTACTAAGCCAGATACCATTG GAATTGCCCTGTCAGATTCTCCAATGGGTCTCTTCGCGTGGCTGATGCAGCCCCTTTCTGGTGGTACTCGTAAAGCTTACAAAACCAGAGTAGACGGAGGTCTTTCCCTCTTGTACGCGCCCGAGACACTTATTGATGACGTCATGATGTACTGGACTGAAAATAAGTTCACCACTGCTGTCAGAGTATATGCTGAGTCCATTAATAAGAGAACCCTTGGCATGGGAATATCAtc AATCCCCACATCAGTACCGACCTGCACCATTCACGCTAAAGACGAAATCATCTACGAATCTCCGATCATGCTCAAATACAAATTCACCAACCTACTGCGTTCAACAGTTCTTGACAGCCAAGGACATTTCTTGGCCATGGAGGCCCCAGAAGTATTTTCTGAAGACGTCCTCTCAGCACTGGACTTATTCTTGGAATACAATGAAGAAAATAACAAGGTTGAAGAGTCAAACTCCAAGTTCCCTATCAAACTACCCACGTTACCTATTGTAGACACTTTAGAGAAAGGAGTGGACAAGATCAAGGGTGGCTTATCACAATTGTTCGGCCGTTGA